In Aegilops tauschii subsp. strangulata cultivar AL8/78 chromosome 3, Aet v6.0, whole genome shotgun sequence, one genomic interval encodes:
- the LOC109784507 gene encoding glucan endo-1,3-beta-glucosidase GII, whose amino-acid sequence MARKDVASMFAVALFIGAFAAVPTSVQSIGVCYGVIGNNLPSRSDVVQLYRSKGINGMRIYFADGQALSALRNSGIGLILDIGNDQLANIAASTSNAASWVQNNVRPYYPAVNIKYIAAGNEVQGGATQSIVPAMRNLNAALSAAGLGAIKVSTSIRFDAVANSFPPSAGVFAQSYMTDVARLLASTGAPLLANVYPYFAYRDNPRDISLNYATFQPGTSVRDQNNGLTYTSLFDAMVDAVYAALEKAGAPGVKVVISESGWPSAGGFAASADNARTYNQGLINHVGGGTPKKREALETYIFAMFNENQKTGDATERSFGLFNPDKSPAYNIQF is encoded by the exons ATGGCTAGGAAGGATGTTGCTTCCATGTTTGCTGTTGCTCTCTTCATTGGAGCGTTCGCTGCTGTTCCTACGA GTGTGCAATCCATCGGCGTGTGCTACGGCGTGATCGGCAACAACCTCCCCTCCCGGAGCGACGTGGTGCAGCTCTACAGGTCCAAGGGCATCAACGGCATGCGCATCTACTTCGCCGACGGGCAGGCCCTCTCGGCGCTCCGCAACTCCGGCATCGGCCTTATCCTCGACATCGGCAACGACCAGCTCGCCAACATCGCCGCCAGCACATCCAACGCGGCGTCCTGGGTCCAGAACAACGTGCGGCCCTACTACCCGGCCGTGAACATCAAGTACATCGCCGCCGGCAACGAGGTCCAGGGCGGTGCCACGCAGAGCATCGTCCCAGCCATGCGGAACCTCAACGCGGCCCTCTCCGCCGCAGGCCTCGGCGCCATCAAGGTGTCGACCTCGATCCGGTTCGACGCGGTGGCCAACTCCTTCCCGCCCTCCGCCGGTGTGTTCGCGCAGTCGTACATGACGGACGTGGCCCGGCTCCTGGCGAGCACCGGCGCGCCGCTGCTGGCCAACGTGTACCCCTACTTCGCGTACCGCGACAACCCGCGGGACATCAGCCTGAACTACGCGACGTTCCAGCCGGGCACCAGCGTGCGTGACCAGAACAACGGGCTGACATACACGAGCCTGTTCGACGCGATGGTGGACGCCGTGTACGCGGCGCTGGAGAAGGCCGGCGCGCCGGGCGTGAAGGTGGTGATCTCCGAGAGCGGGTGGCCGTCGGCGGGCGGGTTCGCGGCGTCGGCGGACAACGCGCGGACGTACAACCAGGGGCTGATCAACCACGTCGGCGGGGGCACGCCCAAGAAGCGGGAGGCGCTGGAGACGTACATCTTCGCCATGTTCAACGAGAACCAGAAGACCGGGGACGCCACGGAGAGGAGCTTCGGGCTCTTCAACCCGGACAAGTCGCCGGCCTACAACATCCAGTTCTAA